ACAAACGCAGTTTTGCATTTTTTTCGGTTAATCGGGTTTGAGGAGCTTGTTTTTCCAATATAAAAGGTAATTGCTTGCATTTTTGTGAAATAGAAATAATGCCTGATTCGTTATAAAGCATTCCTTCTTTTAATCCCAAATATTTAAGCAGAAATTTTTTACTTACAGAAGAATTTCCTATAACTTGTATAGAATCAATTTTGTAGGATTTGCCTGGAATTACCAGCCATTTAGCATTGATGTGATTTTGGGATATGTTTACACTATCTAATGTAACAGAAACAAAAGGAAAACCGTTATTTTCATAATGGCTTATAATTTTATTTATGTATTTAACAATACTTTTATATTTGAAAGGCTTTTCAATTTGTGATTTTTCAAAAAATCCGATTTTGGATGCCAAGCCCGGATTTAAATTTCCTAAAGCTATTTTTCCGGTTTTATACTGATCTCCCTGCTTGATGTAAGCAGTAATCTTAGAGCCCTTTTCAATTATGCTATCTGTTTCGGTTAGTAAAAAACCATTTTCACGAATCTTATTCAATACTTGTTTTACTTCGGCAATGGCAAGTTCTTTGGAGTTAAATTTCCGGGTATATTTCAGATTATCTAATTCATTTCCGTTCACAGAATGAATATGGAGGTCGAAAACCTGAGCAATAAACTGACTTCCTGGGCAAAGTAATGCGATTATTGATGCTATTCTAACAAATCTCATGAATACCATTAACGGTAAATTTAATTAATAGTATATAATTTGTACTTTAGTAATTGATTTATTTATCATTAATTTAAGGTATGAAGTTAATATATTCCATTTTCATGTTATTCGTAATCAGCAATGCTGTTTCGCAAAGTCCGATTGTTTTATCTAATAGTCAGATGCCCTCGAGTGGAGATACTTTACGATATAGCCAAGCGCTTCAAAATTCAATTGGCGATTATACAACCACCGGTACAAATATGAATTGGAATTTTTCTTCTTTGGTTCCAATTTCACAAGGAGTAAGAAGTTACAAAAGTGCATTCCAAACCCCTTATTTTATCTTTTTTCTGGGATTTAATGAATATGGTGAAAAAGTAGCCGACACCTTGGGCGCGGGCCCCATTCAGTTAACCAATTATTATTTGTATTACAAAAAGCAAAACACGCCGGTGAATGCCTATATTGCGGATGGCGCCGGTATTACTTTTAGCGGAGTGCCGGTACCAAATTATTATACCGATAAAGATGAATTGTATCATTTCCCACTTACATATCCTAAATATGATAGTACCACGTTTAAATTTGCTTCAGCCGGAAATACACTTATTCCGGTACAATATTCAAAAACGGGATACAGGGTTACTAAAGTAGACGGGTGGGGCAATATTACAACGCCATTTGGAACAGAAGCTTGTTTGAGAATAGTAACTACCCAGTATTCTAAAGATTCCATCAAAAATAACTTATTGCCTTTTCCCTTAGGGTTTAATAATTATCAACGAAGTTATCAATGGTTAACCATGAATAGTAAAATTCCGTTTTTGGAAGTGAATGGAAATCTAGTGGGAAATAATTTTACAATTACACAAATCAGATACCGAGATATTCCTCGACTAATTACAGGAAACGAAGATTTGGGTATGCTTGAACAAACCGGAACTGTTTACCCGAACCCGGTTGGAAACAACTTGTTTTTAGGAGGTCTATCTAACGGCTTGTATACCGTTGAAATATTAGATTTAAGCGGAAAACTTTTGCGTAATTCAGAAATAGAAATTAACCCTAAAGGCAATCCGTTTTATTTGGAATTAAATAACCTAAAGAGTGGGGTGTACTATATTCGATTAAGTAAAGAAACTAACAGTCAAACCTTTAAAATAATTAAAGAATAAGTTTTAAAAAAGCAATAAATCTATTAATTTAGCCCAATAAAATTTAGCCTATGTCACATCACGATGATCATCATTCAGAAGAAAAAAAACCCGTAGCGTTTACGGTACCTTTTATTTTAGGTTTAGTAACTATTACAGCTATACTTTCATTGGTTAGTTTGGGAAATCCATGTCATTGTAAAGAAAGCTGCGAAACCGAATGTTGTACGCCGGGAGCTGAGAAACATGCAGATGCTCATGGTACGGAACACGGCGAAAATCACGCAACTGAAGCAGAACACGGAGGACATTAATAGATAATATTTTTTGATTAAAAATGCTGTTCGAATGGACGGCATTTTTTTTGCTTAACGCATCAGCACCATTTTCCCAAATTCTTTGGTAAAAAACTTATCAGCACCACTTTCTCTTTTTTCTATTTGCTCACCTCTTATTTTACTCACCACGCGGTATAGATAAACGCCATTGGCAAGCCGGTCGCCATAAGTATCGCGCCCATCCCAGGCGTATTCAGTAATATTTCTGCCAATGTGTAAAAAGCCTAATTCTTCTCTGGTTATTTCCTTCACGATTTTTCCGGTAATGGTCATTATTTGAATAGTGAATACTTCCGGTATTTCACTTCCGGTTAAGGTAAATACAAATTTGGTGCTGGTTGTAAATGGATTTGGGTAGTTCATCACGTGCGTGATTGTAGACTTGTTTTGCACTTCAAATTGTACCTGATAATCTTGCATACCCGATCTATTGTTGCTTCTGTCTTTTGCTGTTACCATTAAAACATATTTACCATCGGTAATTAGCGTAGGATTATAATTAATACTGCAGCTGTTTTTTGGAACATTGGCCGGTGTAAACTGCAAATCTTTGGCAAAAAATAGCTTCTGAGGAATACTCTGTGAAGGATATAAAATACTCACATTAAACGCAGAGGTATCATTCAATTCTAAAAACTTATTTTCATCTTTTAAGCTTACTAATATGTTAGGTTTGGCAGAAACAATATCACCGTTAAGAATGCGAATACCGTCAAAAGTTACGTCTAACAACGGATTGGTGATGTCTTTGGTTACTTTAAAAGGCCAACGACCTATATTATTAAATTGATGTTGCTCTGCTTGATATTTGTTATGTCCACTGGGATTTACATAAATCCATAAGGCATTGTTACCTACTAATTGATAACTATTAATCTTTACAGTATCAATTAAAATTTCACCGGGAGCAAATGGTTTAGCTTTTAATTTATGCGGTAATGGTACAGCGTTACGATTATTATCTTCTATCCAATAGGTCACAACTAAACTGTCATTAAAGCTTTTGGTTCCAACATTTTCAATGGGGAATAAAAGAGTTACCTGATCTCCTTCTTGTAAGGTGTCATTTATACCGGCAAATCCTTTTAAAGGATTTAAAGCGCATTCAGGAGCTTCGTCATATAAAACTTGCCATTTTTTTAATTGTGGTGCTGTTGTATTTATAGGGTCTTGCATAAAAGCAACCAGTTTTAAATAGGGATAAAGGTTGGCATCAGCATACGCATCCAAATGAATTACATCCATACTGTCAATCGGAAAAGTGGCCAGGGTATCTTTTGTTCCGTTCCATTTAATTCCTACTACTTTTAAAATAGTTTGATCGCCGGGTCCCACATCTACACTTTTCACTTTCCAGTGCAAACTATTCCATTTAGAAGAAGGGCCAATAATTTCAGACGCAATGTATCCGTTTTTCCATCTAGTTTGTATACTATCGTATAACCAAATATTAGATTGTTTGTTTAATCCTTTTTCTTCGTGTCCCTGACCCGCAAGCATTCCTTTTTTTCCAAATAAAATATACGGAACAGTATCCGGAGTTGTTCTGATAGTAACAGCGCCAATACTTTCAAAAGCATCGTAAAGTGAATTCGGGTAAACGCTAATTTGTGCATTACTATCCGCCAGTTGTCCTAATGTGTAAGCCAATACATAATCATTAGGAGAAATTGAATTTAAAAAATTCTGTAGGTCTTGTTTCCAGTTTGAGTTTCCGCAATAGCTCATTTTTCCAAATGAATAATAATTGAGTGGGTTATCCTGACAATGGCAGGTACCATAAGGTCCGAATTCAACGCCGGGCACAAGATTGGCATTCACCGGTTTTACTTCTCCGCTAATAGAATCAAAAATGGCAATATTCCAACCGTTAGGTGAGCATCCCCAATTAGACATAACAATGTTGTTATAGAAAAAACTTATATTGGTTGGGGCGATATATGGGTAAAATCCATTTCTGCAGGAGATGCTGTTTTTACTATTTTCAAATGCGAACGATCTTTGCTGCTTTTTATATTTTACAAATTGAAATCCATCATTTTTAAACTGATGAAAATGTGCTTGCGCCCAACCTCTTTTTGTGTTTATAGTTTGAAAAGAAGATTCTTTCCAGATAAAACTGTTAATGGGAGATGTACTATCTCTACTCACTCTCCAGAAATAAACGGTGCTATCTGCAAATGGTAAATTCACGTTCCATTCTAACACACCGCCTTTCGAAGTAATAGAGGCGCTTTGTATCGGATTTAAAAATAAATCATTGGTGTCTAATTGAAAGATGTATTTTGCCGAAGGAGCGAATGGATCGGTGGTAGAGGCCTTTAAAGTTATGGTATTAGTTTTGGGAACAACCGCATATTGATACGGATAAACAGGCAATATATCCCCACCGGGGATAAATAGATCCACTGTGCCAATAGTTGCGTTATTGATTTCTGATGTTTCTGCTATTTCATTAAAGTCATCAATCTTTACTTTAAATTTATTCAATCCGATTCCTCTGCTGAAATCAATCAACATATAAAGTTTAATGCTGTCTTTAAAAAATGGTCCGAGTTTTCTTTTATAAACCGTTAATGAATCGCCATTAGGATAATAACGATCAATTCTAACAAAAACAGAATCATGAATTGCTTTTCCTAAATTCTTGTAATTTACAATTACTCCTACCGAATCGGTATAAGTTTTTAAATCAAATTTCACATTGTTGTTGGTGAGAATATAATCAGGTTTTGTACCGTTGGTGATTTTTAAAGCCGGATCACCATGTAGTGTCATATCTAAGGCTGTATATTTTGTAAACGGATCGGGGTTTAAAGCGGTTTGTTCGGCACTCTCTTTAACGATATCTCCAATTCCACCATTATAGCTGGTAACCCCTAAGGAGCGATAAAAATTGGTAGTATAATAATTTAAAGAGTGAACAAAACCTACGGAAGTGGTTGCCAAAAAACCTATACTACCTTTTTGCGAAGCGAAAACAAATTTTTCACTAACAGATCTTCTACCGAAAATGTGTATGTTTCCGGAGTAACAAGAATTAGCAATTACAAATGGATATTTTCCGGCATTGTTATATTGATTAGGATCATCAATGGCCTGATCAAAACCATCAGAAGAACCATGACCGAAAAAATTCAATAAAGCCGCACCGTTGCTAATTGCATTTTTAATACTATCACTGATGTTTAATTGTATAGGAGCTGTTGTGTTTTTTCTGAAAGTTAAAGTATCGCCTCCAAACAAGGTATCTACAATTGTAGTACCGTAATTTTTCATGTATTGAGAAAGTGTATTGGTGAGCGGTTCATCATTACCACCTACAAAATGTAAAACTCTTTTTTTCCAATCGGCAGGGGGAGAAGACTCGTGTTGTTGAACTTTAGTTAAATAATCTACTACTTCTGCATCATTTAAAGCGGCAACGCGTCCAATGGGAATATCCGGAGCGAAGGAATTTGATAAAGAACCGGAAAGCATACTCGACAGCATGTTATCGGTGCTAGGCACACCCATAGTTGGAATTAAATTTTGTGATTGATAACCGGCAACTAAATCTTCATTTTTAATCGCTTTGCCTAATAACAATACGTATTTTGGTTTTACGGTTAAGCTATCCTTTAAATACCTTAACAAATTGCGGATAGCCATTGGATGTTTATTGTTGCCATACGCAAATTGCTCGTACAAGTGAGAAATATCTGCATTAATTACTTGGAATGCACCACCTTGTTGGCTTTCTCTGTAACTTTTATAAAACTGCGAAGAGCTTTTCGTAAATCCGTGATGAATGATAACATATGGATTATTAAATGCATTGTTTTTATAGGAAGTAAAATAACCGGTGCTGTTAACAAACTGGAGATTATTTATTTTAATGATGTTGGATTCAGTAGCAGCATAACATTTTTTCATGTCAATTCCATTAGGTATAACCACCCTTATGTCATTACCAACTTTCACTGTTCTGATTTTTTTATTATTAGTAATGTCATAAAAAGAAGCGCTATCTGAGCCATTAAAATTTAACGCAGAAAATTTATAAAATATTTTTGATCCGGCTCCATTAGGTATAAATGATGAAAACTCGCTAATATTATTAAGTGTGTTATTTTGTGGATATACGAATTGGAGGTAATAGAGATAAGTAAAGTTATCTGCACTTCCAATAGTAGGATTATTTACAGAAAGTAAAGTGAAATTGCTATTGCTGCTTAAATTTTGAGCATTAAAAGTATGTGTAGTTCTAACGGCAACGGTTCCTTTAAAAACAGTGTCTTTTAAAACTACAGGATTTAAAAACTGATCCGTATAGGAGGTACGAATGTGATGGTCGTTTGGAACTGAATAATCAATAGAGCCGCTCGCATAATTGATAAATACGGAAGCTGTAATTGGAGTTAATGTGTAATTTTCGAGACTACTAAAATTTGTGATTACCATATTTCCTTTATTGAAGAATTGGCCATATCCTTCATTATGTGTATATCGCGGGTCGGTAACCCAATAGGTATTTTCATATACACCATTGTAAGCAGTTCGACTTTTGTAAATTCTATTCGCGAAAAAATAATCCGCGTTATTATATAAAATTGAATTGGTATCAGTTTCCAAAACAAATCGTTTGTTGTTTAATTGCGTGTTTAAAGTCAGAAAGGCATAAATAGTGTCGTTGTACAAGGGTAGGTAAGGGCTGGGTACATATGTGGCATCAAAATAAACCAGCGAATCAACTTTACGGATATCATAAGCGTTTGCGTAGAACTCGATATAATCATTGAGGTTCACCTTCCCGTCGTTTTCTCCGACGATAAAAAGTGATTTCTCTTCACCACCTATAAATAACTGAAAATTGCGGGGATCAATTTGGTTCAAATCGAACTTAGAGGCTAATGTAGTTGAATCTATTCTGTAAATTCCTTCTTTGTGAATAGGAAACTTTACATATTTCTGCGTGTAATTAATCCATTCATTTCCGTATTTCTGACCGAAAACAGAAATAAATCCTAAGAAGAATATGAAACAAAATATGGCAACTTGCCTTCTCACTTGTTCATTTTTTTATTGAGATCAATTTTTAATGAAAAAATATTGGAATACAGTGCAATGGAACGATCGCCGATATCCGTTAAGGCATAATCCAAAGCGAATATCTTGTATTTAATACCTACACCGAAGTTTGGTTGAAATGTGGTGATGAATGCCGTAGCATCATCATTTAATTGTTTTTGAATATTTCCAATTCCTCCACGCAGAAAAACCACATTTTTAAAACCAATTTCGGTACCTATCGCAGGTTCCATACTCCACAAATTAGTTTTTACAACCGTATTTCTTTTCCCGTCAAAACTGTTTATGAAATTCACTTCACCTAAAACAGAAATTCTATCTTTCCAAAATAAATGTTTTGTTGAAGCTCCTAAAATTAATTTGGGGCTTGTAATTTCAAGTGAAGAACTAGGAACATCATTATTGGTTTGCTGAAATACCGCAATATCTTTATCCGATAGATTATAGCTCCAAGCATTAAATGTTCCGGTAATGTCTCTTCCCATTGCCGCAAATTTCCATTTTTTGTAAGTATACATAGCCCCGGCATCTAAACCAAAACCCCAGGCACCACCAAAATCACCTAATTTTCTTCGGATAATTTTAAAATTACCGCCTACATCTACTCCTTTTAACTGAGGAATTTTTCGGGCATAACTGATTAAAGCTGCAAAATCAACAGCATTAAAAGTGGTTATGCGATTGTAATCGATATTACCATTAGCATCCTGTAAATCCAGTGTGTTAGGAATATTATCAACGCCAAATCTTAATAAGGAAATTCCGCCAACACTGTTGGAATCAATTCGCTTGGAAACACCCAAATAATCGTATTTGGCAATCCCTGCAAAATATTCAGCATGCATAAGGGCAACCTCCATATCATTTTTTTGAGCCAGTAAACCCGAAGGGTTCCAGTATCCTGAGTATGCCCCTTCTACCGAACTGATATTTGCATTTCCCATTCCCAAAGCTCGTGCGCCAACTCCAATGTTCAGAAACTCGTTACTGTACTTCCGTACCAATTGTGCTTGAGCGGATAAAAATGCAAATGTTAAAAAAAGAAGAGATAATTTGCGCATATTCAAGTATTAAAGATAGTGAAAAATTGATTTTGTCAATAAAATAAACGGTATTAAAAGCACATTATTGTTGACAAAACACAGAAAATCCCCACCCCTTTCTTAAGATTCGAATTTGTTCCGTAAACTTATTAAGTGGCTCCCTCCCCGTATTATGAAAAATGCGCTTGTATGGCTTGTAAATGCAGGTTGAAAGTAGACCGTTGGTGGAAATTAACTTAATCCATACCGCCTTTATTTGAAATTTTCCTCCTGTTTATTTTTTTTTCGCTTATTTTCTTTTTAGACTCTGTTCTTTTCCGTTTACTGCTTTTAGTGGGCTTGCTAGATTTACGGATTTTAACGGGTTTAAGTATAAAATTGATTAAACGTATTAATTTATTTAATGCCTCTATTTTATTCTCTAATTGAGATCTGTACTTTTCACATGAAACTTTAATATTTCCGGATTTAATATTTTTATGAATGGCTGCAAGAAGAACTATTTTCTCATGCTCAGTCAAATACTCCGAATTTTGAATGTTAAATTCCAATTCAACTTTGCTTTCTACTTTATTTACGTTTTGTCCTCCTTTACCTCCGGATCTCGACGTAAAATATTGTAATTCTTTTTTAATTCCTTTAATCTGTAACTCTGTTAACATTCCGTTATGGATAACCCGAATGAAAATAAACTTTTTTTCTTCACGTAAATATTAAATTTGATAACAATGCGCAGTTTTTTATTATTCTTGATTCTGACACCATTTATTGGTTCGGCTCAGAGCGTTAAAAAATGTAAACAGCGATTTGATAGCTATTTGAATTTTAGAGGTTCGTTAAATAGCCTGGTGAAATTTGACAACAATAGTATTTGTATTTATCATAACGGCAAAAAAGAATTTTCCTTATATACGAATGAATTGGAGATGATGGCTGAATTTTTTGAGCATACTTCCTTAAAACAACAAACTGAATTATTACAACAAAAAGGGAATAAAAATTACAATAAACGTCAACGGGATAGCCTTTGGATTTATGTGGATGACCGAAAAAAATTACCTAAAAAAAGAAAGGGCTTGCCCTTAGAAGGATATCGAGTCGCCATTGATCCCGGTCACTTTTCGGTCAGTTTGGATGAAGGTGAAATAGAAGGTAAATATCTTTATTTCGCGCTGGATTCAATCAGAAACGGAAAAGATAGTGTTCGAATTTTTGAAAGTGAACTCAGTTTTTTAACAGCTCAAATACTGCGAAAAATGCTGGAAGAACAAGGAGCTAAAGTTTTTTTAACCAAAAACGAAAGTAATTTCACTTCATTCAATTGTACTTATTCATCTTGGTTTGATAAAAGGAAAAATGCCACGTTAGATAGTTTAGTTGAAGTCGGCTTTTTGACCGTTGAGAAGAAAAACAGACTTTTGGCTTTAGATAGAAAAAGATTTTTTTGGGAATTTTTTCGCGATTATGATTTATTAAACAGGGCAAAAATCATCAATACTTTTAATCCGCATGTTTCGGCGGTTATTCATTATAACGTGGATGAAAAAAATGAGCCCTGGAAAAAAACCACTAAAAAAAATGTAACGATGTCCTTTATAGGAGGCGCATTTACTGCAGATAATTTTGAGAAAACAGAAACCCGAATTAACTTTTTAAGATTGTTACTCACCAATCAATTAAATTCCAGTGAAAAAATTTCTGCCCAGGTTACCAATCAATTCAGTAAGCTTTTGCAAATTCCAATTGCTAAGCCTGAGGATGCATTATACTTGAAAAACAACAGCATGACTTTACCGTCACCGGGGGTGTATTCCAGAAATTTAGTCATGTGTAGACAAATTAATTCTCCGGTTGTATACGGAGAGGCCTTGTATCAAGACAATGAAAAGGAATGTATAGAACTTATGAAGAGAGATATTGATAAATATGGGATTAGGGTAAATAGCAGAGTTGTAAAATGCGCAAATGCTTACATGAACGGTATCGCTAAATTTTTAAAGGAGTTATAAAAATCAACGAAATTGATATATTTGTGTAAATAAACTATTAATATGAAAAAACTACTATTTACCGCTGTGGTTGCTTTAATAAGCGTTTCTTGTGCAAAAGACAGAAATTGTACTTGTACAACAACCTCAACCATTCCGGGCTCAACGCCCACCACATTAACATGGACCTTTGTTGAAGTTACGAAAGGCCAGGCAAAAGTGAATTGCGCATCCAAAGTTACTTCGGTAACAAACGGAACAACTACTGTTACTTATACCGATGATTGTAAATTAGATTAATCCAGAAAAAAATGAAAAAAGTATTTATTTTAACCATAGTTGCTGCGGCAACATTTGCATCTTGCAAAAAAGAAAGAACTTGTCATTGCAGAATTGTGCAAGACAATTACGATTTAACAGGAGCTAAAATTTCTACCAATGTATCAGACGTTGATATAAAAATGGAAAAAACAGGCTATCAAAAAGCGTTTAAAAATTGTATTCACAAGAAAACTACTATGAATTATCCGAATACCTCCACTAAAATGGCAGATTACGATGAGTATTGTGAATTAAAAAAGTAAATTCTTTAAAATCGTTTCAATTGAAACGATTTTTTTTTACCCTTTTACTCGACCTTCTATAATTATTTTATCAATTTGTTGTGACCCGAATGCGTAAGGCAAAGAGGCAATGGAATGAATTTCTTTTGTAACAATAAGATTAGCGAGTTTTCCAACGGCAATTGACCCTAAATCTTTTTGTAAATCACAGGCATAAGCGGAATTAATTGTAACCGAATTAAAAGCTTCCTCGGGCGTTAATTTGTATTGAATACAGGCCATGCTCATTATTAACTTCATGTTGCCGGTAGGGCAACTGCCCGGATTGTAATCACTCGCAAATGCAATAGGGCAGCCGGCATCAATTATTTTTCTTGCGGGAGGCAAAGGCAAGTTTAAAAAATAAGCCGCGCCGGGCAAGATAACAGGCATGGTATTGCTGTTTTTTAATAAAGCGATATCTTCATCATTACAATATTCTAAATGATCAACACTTAAAGCACCACATGCAACACCGGTTTTTATTCCATTAGAATGACTGAGTTGTTCGGCGTGTATTTTTCCTTTCAAACCATATTTTTGTCCGGCCTCTAAAATATTTTTGGTGTCTTCTGCTGAAAAATAGCCATTCTCACAAAAGATATCAATGTAATCAACCAGCTTTTCAGCATGAGCAGCGGGTAACATTTCGTGTATTACTAAATCTAAATATGTCTTTTTATTGTTTTTAAATTCTTGAGGGATAGCATGAGCGCCTAATAAAGTAGATTTAATTGGAATGATATTTAAATCTTTCAATCTTTTTATTACGCGTAGCATTTTAAGCTCACTATCTAAATCCAAACCATAGCCACTTTTAATTTCTATACCTACAGTTCCTTGTGCAATCACTTCATCGAGTCTTACTTTCGATTGTTTAAATAAATCGTTCTCTGAAGTTTGTCGCAATAATTTAGCTGAATTTAAAATGCCGCCACCTCTTTTCGCAATCTCTTCATAGCTTAAACCGTTTATCCGATCGGCAAATTCCTGCTCACGGTTTCCGGCAAAAACCAAATGAGTATGACTATCAATAAAACCGGGTAATACAAGTTTATTCGAGCAATCTATTACTTCTAAATCTTTCCAATCACTGATTCCCGGAAAACTTTCCATCAATCCAAAACCTGCAATTCTTCCGTTTTCAATTGCTAACCAGGCATTCTGAATCGAAGGAACAACTTTCATTTCTTTTCCACGTAAAATTTCAGGCGCTTCATGGTAAGTCGACACCAACGATTTAATATTTTTAAGTAATAATTTATTGCTCATGTTAATTGTTCAAAATTGAAAAGTGCAGCATCCGCAAGAAAACAAATGCTTTCTATTCCCTAAAAATATAAAAAAACATTCATTTACCTCTTTCTTATTTACTTTTTAAATAGAGCCATGTAAATTCATTGAATTTGAAAGAATGTAAGGTGTTTTATACATTGAAATTGCTTGCGTTTACTTTTTGAATTCCCTGTTAAAATATAGTACATTTGTAATGCATGGCAGGAAATAGCATTGGCATAATTTTCAAATTAACCTCATTCGGAGAAAGTCACGGCGCAGCAATCGGGGGTATTATTGATGGGTGTCCGGCCGGATTGAAAATTGATATAAGTTTTGTGCAATCTGAATTAAATAGGCGAAGGCCCGGACAAAGCGAAATAACGAGCGAAAGAAACGAGGAAGATCAAGTGGAGTTTTTATCGGGAATTGCTGATGGTATAAGTTTAGGAACTCCTATCGCATTTTTAATCCGGAATAAGGATTCTAAGAGTGAAGATTATACTCACCTTGATGGAAACTATAGACCCGGACATGCCGACTATACGTATCAAATGAAATATGGTATACGAGAGCATAGGGGAGGGGGAAGAAGTAGTGCCAGAGAAACCATTAGTAGAATTGTT
This sequence is a window from Sphingobacteriaceae bacterium. Protein-coding genes within it:
- a CDS encoding T9SS type A sorting domain-containing protein, whose product is MKLIYSIFMLFVISNAVSQSPIVLSNSQMPSSGDTLRYSQALQNSIGDYTTTGTNMNWNFSSLVPISQGVRSYKSAFQTPYFIFFLGFNEYGEKVADTLGAGPIQLTNYYLYYKKQNTPVNAYIADGAGITFSGVPVPNYYTDKDELYHFPLTYPKYDSTTFKFASAGNTLIPVQYSKTGYRVTKVDGWGNITTPFGTEACLRIVTTQYSKDSIKNNLLPFPLGFNNYQRSYQWLTMNSKIPFLEVNGNLVGNNFTITQIRYRDIPRLITGNEDLGMLEQTGTVYPNPVGNNLFLGGLSNGLYTVEILDLSGKLLRNSEIEINPKGNPFYLELNNLKSGVYYIRLSKETNSQTFKIIKE
- a CDS encoding PorV/PorQ family protein, translated to MRKLSLLFLTFAFLSAQAQLVRKYSNEFLNIGVGARALGMGNANISSVEGAYSGYWNPSGLLAQKNDMEVALMHAEYFAGIAKYDYLGVSKRIDSNSVGGISLLRFGVDNIPNTLDLQDANGNIDYNRITTFNAVDFAALISYARKIPQLKGVDVGGNFKIIRRKLGDFGGAWGFGLDAGAMYTYKKWKFAAMGRDITGTFNAWSYNLSDKDIAVFQQTNNDVPSSSLEITSPKLILGASTKHLFWKDRISVLGEVNFINSFDGKRNTVVKTNLWSMEPAIGTEIGFKNVVFLRGGIGNIQKQLNDDATAFITTFQPNFGVGIKYKIFALDYALTDIGDRSIALYSNIFSLKIDLNKKMNK
- the arfB gene encoding aminoacyl-tRNA hydrolase, which gives rise to MLTELQIKGIKKELQYFTSRSGGKGGQNVNKVESKVELEFNIQNSEYLTEHEKIVLLAAIHKNIKSGNIKVSCEKYRSQLENKIEALNKLIRLINFILKPVKIRKSSKPTKSSKRKRTESKKKISEKKINRRKISNKGGMD
- a CDS encoding N-acetylmuramoyl-L-alanine amidase; protein product: MRSFLLFLILTPFIGSAQSVKKCKQRFDSYLNFRGSLNSLVKFDNNSICIYHNGKKEFSLYTNELEMMAEFFEHTSLKQQTELLQQKGNKNYNKRQRDSLWIYVDDRKKLPKKRKGLPLEGYRVAIDPGHFSVSLDEGEIEGKYLYFALDSIRNGKDSVRIFESELSFLTAQILRKMLEEQGAKVFLTKNESNFTSFNCTYSSWFDKRKNATLDSLVEVGFLTVEKKNRLLALDRKRFFWEFFRDYDLLNRAKIINTFNPHVSAVIHYNVDEKNEPWKKTTKKNVTMSFIGGAFTADNFEKTETRINFLRLLLTNQLNSSEKISAQVTNQFSKLLQIPIAKPEDALYLKNNSMTLPSPGVYSRNLVMCRQINSPVVYGEALYQDNEKECIELMKRDIDKYGIRVNSRVVKCANAYMNGIAKFLKEL
- a CDS encoding imidazolonepropionase, with protein sequence MSNKLLLKNIKSLVSTYHEAPEILRGKEMKVVPSIQNAWLAIENGRIAGFGLMESFPGISDWKDLEVIDCSNKLVLPGFIDSHTHLVFAGNREQEFADRINGLSYEEIAKRGGGILNSAKLLRQTSENDLFKQSKVRLDEVIAQGTVGIEIKSGYGLDLDSELKMLRVIKRLKDLNIIPIKSTLLGAHAIPQEFKNNKKTYLDLVIHEMLPAAHAEKLVDYIDIFCENGYFSAEDTKNILEAGQKYGLKGKIHAEQLSHSNGIKTGVACGALSVDHLEYCNDEDIALLKNSNTMPVILPGAAYFLNLPLPPARKIIDAGCPIAFASDYNPGSCPTGNMKLIMSMACIQYKLTPEEAFNSVTINSAYACDLQKDLGSIAVGKLANLIVTKEIHSIASLPYAFGSQQIDKIIIEGRVKG